A portion of the Meriones unguiculatus strain TT.TT164.6M chromosome 11, Bangor_MerUng_6.1, whole genome shotgun sequence genome contains these proteins:
- the C11H16orf89 gene encoding UPF0764 protein C16orf89 homolog, giving the protein MARFRLLLFLLLALPPQPSSLPWPATAQGTMAGLILTALEKATLFLEDRLPSINLDGVVGFQVLEVQLRGVQEKWNLNPLLQPLSLRAGQLANTLSALLQKSIFYLKQSDPTYLRAFQPSIQPGFWKLPHAWTRTDASLVYAWLEPLDFFSEDSSDACLVQLLGTGTDSSQPCGLSNFCRTLMTKPGCSGYSLSHQLLFFLWARMQGCTEGLFQQSQQYMNIFCANMMDLNRRAEAIGYTYPTQDLFMENIMFCGMAGFSDFYKLHWLEAILSWQNPEVGCFGKPAPKGELPEVPHQHGNLRRVRRREKLFTDGCSCHNTATAVAALGGFLYILADYHPDNGEPHPPTQSAASHYQDDAAMPGIQRIGRPFTSSP; this is encoded by the exons ATGGCAAGGTTCAGGCTGCTTCTTTTCCTGCTGCTGGCTCTGCCACCACAGCCCTCCTCACTGCCATGGCCAGCCACTGCACAGGGCACCATGGCCGGCCTGATCCTGACAGCGCTGGAGAAAGCCACCTTGTTCCTAGAAGACAGGCTGCCCTCAATCAACCTGGACGGTGTGGTGGGATTCCAAGTGCTGGAAG tgcaACTTCGAGGAGTCCAGGAAAAATGGAATCTCAACCCCTTGCTGCAGCCACTCAGCTTACGTGCTGGACAGCTGGCCAACACACTGTCTGCTCTCCTCCAAAAATCCATCTTCTACCTCAAGCAGAGTGACCCCACATATCTAAGAG CGTTCCAGCCAAGCATTCAGCCTGGGTTTTGGAAGTTGCCCCATGCCTGGACACGCACCGATGCCTCCCTGGTGTATGCCTGGCTGGAGCCCCTGGACTTTTTCTCAGAGGACAGCAGTGATGCGTGCCTGGTGCAACTGCTAGGAACAGG GacagacagcagccagccctgcgGGCTCTCCAATTTCTGCAGAACTCTTATGACCAAGCCAGGCTGCTCAGGCTACAGCCTGTCCCACCAGCTGCTCTTCTTCCTCTGGGCCAGAATG CAAGGGTGCACGGAGGGGCTGTTCCAGCAGAGCCAGCAGTACATGAACATCTTCTGTGCCAATATGATGGACCTGAACCGAAGAGCAGAGGCCATCGGATACACCTACCCCACCCAAGACCTCTTCATGGAAAACA TTATGTTCTGTGGTATGGCCGGCTTCTCCGACTTCTACAAGCTGCACTGGCTGGAAGCCATTCTCAGCTGGCAGAACCCCGAGGTGGGATGCTTTGGGAAACCTG CCCCGAAAGGTGAACTTCCGGAAGTTCCACATCAGCACGGCAATCTGAGAAGAGTGCGAAGGCGGGAAAAACTGTTCACAG ATGGCTGTTCTTGCCACAACACAGCCACTGCAGTTGCAGCCCTGGGTGGCTTTCTCTACATCCTGGCAGACTACCACCCAGACAATGGAGAGCCACATCCACCCACACAGTCAGCAGCAAGCCACTACCAAGATgatgctgccatgcctggcatCCAGAGGATTGGCAGGCCCTTTACCAGTTCTCCTTAG